The Granulicella sp. 5B5 nucleotide sequence GGCGCATTGAGGGTCTCGTCCGTGTGGGTTAGCGCGGTTGTGATGGTTTATGCGGCGGTAACGGCTTACTTTGTGGCGCGGCTGGTGTGGGGGATGTGGAGGGCTCGGCTGCTGCGGCGTAGTGCAGTTGCGGTGCCGGAGGAAGCGGTGGTGCGGGCTGCGTGGGTGCGGCATCGCAGGAGCTTTGGCGTGGAGGACGCTGTAATCGCTGCGGTGCCGGATGCAGAGGGGCCGATGACGGTTGGGGTGTTTCGGCGGGTGCTGCTGCTGCCGATGACGTGGCTGGGTGCAGTCGCTGAAGAGGACATGGAGGCGGCGATTGCGCATGAGTGCGCGCATATGCAGCGGCGGGACTTTGCGAAGAACCTGCTGTATCGCGTGCTGACGCTGCCGATTGCGTATCATCCGGCGACGTGGATGCTGCAGGCGCGGGTGGTGGAGACGCGGGAGATGACCTGCGATGCGATGGCGTCGGATGCCGTCGCAGGGCGGGAGAGGTATGCACGATCGCTGCTGCGGCTCGCGGAGAACCTGCTGGAGGGCAGGCGCGGGCAGAACATTCACGCCATCGGAATCTTCGATGCCAACGATTTTGAGAGGAGAGTTATGAAGCTGACGATGAAACGGATGGAGGTTGGTAGGGTGCGTCGTGTGGTGATTGCTGCGTCGTGCTTGGCGTTGGGAATGGGGACGGGCGCTTCGGCGATGATGCTGCATATGCGCGTGGCTACGCCGACAGCGACGCAGGATGAGGGCCAAGGGAAGACGTTGCCTGTAAAAGCGGGTGTGATGGCGGGGCAGATTGTGAGTAATGTGAACCCGGTGTATCCGAAGGAGGCGAGGGCACAGAAGATACAGGGTGCGGTGGTGCTGAAGGCGGTGATTGGCAAGGATGGGCATGTCCAGAATCTGGAGGCGGTGTCCGGGCCGGATGAGCTGCGGGCATCGGCGCTGGATGCGGTGAAGCAGTGGGTGTTCAAGCCATATCTGCTGAACGGCAACCCCGTAGAAGTGGAGACAAAGATTGAGGTGAACTATTCGCTTGCGAAGTAGCCCGATGGCGGCGGATGAGGAGTGGGCCTCATCTGCCGCCTCCATCGAAGGGATGAGTTATAGATCAACCGCGAGAGGCAGGACGTGTGCAGGTGAGATGGGTATTATCCGCATGCGATGAGAAAAGCGATTTTGCGGTCGACAACATTTGGTGGACGTGTCCATGGTGCGTGGCGCGTTGAGGTAAGTGGAGCGAGGGTGCGAGTTGCCTGAGCTGCCGCTTGCAGAAGACCGGCCATCCTATGCGGGGTGGCGTATGGTGGCTGCTGCGTTCGTGGGTGTGATGGTGAGCTTTGCGGCCATGGTGCCGTTCACCTTCAGTCTGTTTCTTGTGCCTCTGCAGGGGGCGTTCGGCTGGAAGCGGGAGGCGATCTCGCAGGCGTTTGCGATTGCAGCGTTGACGGTTGCAGCGTGCTCGCCAATGATCGGCACGTTGCTGGACCGTTTGCCACCGCGCCGTATCCTTCTGCCGAGTATCGTAGTGTTTGCCTGTGCGATGGCTTCGCTTTCGCTGCTGGGCGGGCACATTGCGCAGTTCTATGGGACCTATATGGTGCTCGGCATCGTGGGCAATGGGACAGCGCAGTTGGCTTACTCGCGGGCGGTGCTGACCTGGTTCGAGCGGCGGCGTGGATTGGCGCTTGCGATTGTGCTGACGGGCAGCGGGACGGGCTCGATCGTGCTGCCGATGCTGGCGCAACACATGATCTCTCAGCATGGATGGCGTGCTGCGTATGTTGCGCTGGGAGCGGTGGCGCTGCTGGGGCTTCCGCTGACGGCGCTGTTGGTACGCAACCGGCCCGACGCGCCGAAAGAGGTTTCAACCGCGACTGTCGCGGTGAAGATTGGCGAGGTGCTGAGAACACGTGTCTTCTGGCTGATTGCGATTCCGGTGATGCTGTCGGCGCTCAGTTTGAATGGGGCGATTGCTCACCTTGCGGCCCTGCTGATAGGGCGCTCGGTGACACCTGCGAGCGCTGCGCTGGCGCTGTCGATGCTCGGAGTATCGGGGATTGTGGGGCGGCTGATGACGGGGCACCTGCTGGACCGCATGTTTGCGCCGCTGGTGTCGCTGGGTGTTTTGTTGATTGCGGCCATGGGCATTGTGACGCTGGCGTATGCGACGACCGCCGCTGCGGGAATCTTTGGTGCGTTCATGATGGGGTTCGGTTCGGGGAGCGAGGCGGACGTGGTTCCCTACCTGATCGCAAAGTACTTTGGACGTGCTCGGTTTTCGACGCTGTATGGGCTAAGCTGGACGGCCTATGCCGTGGGCGGCGCGACTGGACCTGTGCTGATGGGACACGCCTTTGACAAGGCCGGGACGTATCTGACGTCGAGTGTGCTGCTGCTTGCAGTGCCTCTGTTTGCGGCAGCGGCGCTGCAACTGCTGTTGCCGTCGTATCCGGTGGCGGTGGCAGGCCGCGACACCAACCTTGCGCTCGAAGATGAGTTGCAAACGATTCAAATTTAGAGGAGAGAACATGCCCCACATTGAACTTCCGAACCTTCCTGGAATCCGCGGCCCGATGGCGTTCCGGCCCGAGACGTCGAAGCCGCTGAATGAACTGGTGGAGGTGCTGCTGCGCCATCCGAACTCGCTGACGCAGGGCGAGCGTGAGTTGATTGCGACGTATGTTTCGACGCAAAACAACTGCCACTACTGCCAGTCGATCCATGGAGCGATTGCGGCGGCCCACCTGAACGGGAATGAAGAACTGGTGCAGTGCGTCAAGAACGACTTTGAATCGGCGGAGATCACGCCGAAGTTGAAAGCCCTGTTGGTGATCGCGGGGAAGGTGCAGCAAGACGGCAAGAAGGTGACAGTGGAGGATGTGGAGCGCGCGCGATTGCAGGGCGCGACCGATATGGAGATCCACGATACCGTTCTGATCGCGGCCGCCTTCTGCATGTATAACCGCTATGTGGATGGACTGGCGACGGTGCAGCCGCAGGACCCGGAGCTCTACCGTTCACGGGGGAAGATGGTCGCGCGTGAGGGGTATGTCGCGGCGAACCTGACCAACGTTGCGCCATCGACCACAGAGCTGGTCACGAGGTAACTATGCCGCATATTGCACTTCCACCCAATGTTCCTGGAATTGGCGGAGCGTTCGCGTTTCGCCCGGAGACGGCCAGGCCGATGCGTGAGCTGGCGCATGTCCTGCTGTTTGAGCCTGGCGGCGAGGCGAGCCTGAGCTCGCGCGACCGCGAACTGATCGCGAGTTATGTGTCGTCGCGCAACAACTGCTACTTCTGTCAGACCAGCCATGGTGCGGCTGCCGCCAGCCATGCGGGAGGCAGCGCAGAGCTGGTCGCCGCTGTGTGGCAAGACCCAGAGACCGCGGAGATTTCGCCGAAGTTGAAGGCACTGTTAGCGATCGCGGGGCAGGTGCAGGGCGATGCGAAGGGCGTGAGTGAAGCGCATATAGAGGCTGCGCGGCTGCAAGGCGCGACGGACCTCGAGATCCACGATACCGTTCTGATCGCGGCCGCCTTCTGTATGTACAACCGCTATGTGGATGGCCTGGGCACATGGCAGCCGCGCGACGAGGACATGTATCGGGCGATGGGCAAGCAGCTTGCCGAGCAGGGGTACGCGCGACGTTAGCGATTTTTGCGCTGGCGGGTCTTGGCTTTGCCGGTGAGCTTCTTTTCTTTGACCTTCGCTTTGGCGCGGTCCTTCTTTGAGGCGGTCTTTGGCTTGCCGGGGGCGCCGGTGTTGGCGACGGGTTCGGTGCCGGGGAGCAGGGCGAACTGGAGGCGGCGCTGCTGGCGGTCGATGCGGTCGAGGATGACTTCGACGCGCTGGCCCAGTGAGAAGACATGGCCGGTGCGGGAACCGACGATGGTGCGGTCGGTGTCGCGGAAGGTGTAGTGGTCGCCGGTGAGCGAGGTGAGCGGGACGAGGCCTTCGATGAAGAGCTCGTTCAGCTCGACGAAGAAGCCGTACTTGGTGCAGGAGAGGATGACGGCGGGGAAGTCTTCGCCGACCTTGTCCTGCATGAACTTGATCTTCTTCCACTCGATGAGCTCGCGCTCGGCGTCGGCGGCGCGGCGCTCGGTCTGGGAGGTCTCGGCGGCGATGTCGTTGAGCTCTTCGGCGGAGATGGGTTCGGGCAGCGTTGCCTGGCTCGATGAAGCAGGTCTCTCCACGGCGCTGCGCTTCGGTCGAGATAACACATCATGGGTGGTACTGCTGTTGCCGCTTGCGGCGTGCTTGCCGCGTTTGCGGTCGAACTCGGTCTGCCAGGGCTGGGGGTCGGTGGAGAGGATGGGGACGCCGTGGGGGTTTGCGCCGCGGCGGAGCATCTCGCGGGTGAGGCGGTGGACGATGAGGTCGGGGTAGCGGCGGATGGGTGAGGTGAAGTGCGTGTAGCTGGGGCTGGCGAGGGCGAAGTGGCCTTCGTTCTGTTCGGCGTAGCGGGCCTGCTTTAAGGAGCGCAACATTAAGTAGGCGAGGATGCGCTCTTCCGCTGTGCCGCTGATGCGGCGGACGAGCTTTTGATAGAGCTGCGGGGTGACGGGGATGGATTCGGGGATCTCGTGTTGTTGAGGGGCGCGGGAGTCGCGACCGCGCGTGCTGCGCTGACGGCTGTCGCGGCGGTCGGACTTCATGGTGAGCTTGCGGACGGGCAGGTTGCCGAGGCCGAGGGAGTGGCCGAAGGTGGCGGCGGTCTCTTCGAAGTCGACGATGCGTTTGGGGTCGGGCATCTCGTGGATGCGGTAGAGGGAGGGGATGGCGAGGGCTTCGAGCCAGTGGGCGACGCACTCGTTGGCGGAGAGCATGAACTCTTCAATGAGGCGATGAGACCAGCCTCGCTCAGAGCGGATGATGGCCTGCATGTTGCCGTCGGGATCGAATTGGACGATGGGCTCGGGCAGGTCGAAGTCGATGGAGCCGCGACGAACGCGCTTGGCGTTGAGGCGGAGCGCGAGCTCGAGCATGGCATCGAAGGCGCCGATCAGCTCGGGTTGTTCGAGGGCGATGCGTTCGCGCTCGGCGAGGTCTTCGGCGGTGGGTTCGGAGGTGATTTTGGTGTGCTGGTTCCAGTGAGACGCGTTGGGGCTGGCGTTGATGCAGTGCTGGACGCTGGTGTAGGTCATGCGGCGGGCGCTGCGGATGATGCCTTCGGTGACTCGGTAGGTGATGATTTCGCCGCGTGGGTCGACCTCCATGATGCAGCTGAGGACGAGGCGGTCTTCCTTGGGGAGGAGGCTGCACATGCCGCTGGAGAGCGCGTGCGGGAGCATGGGGACGGCGCGGTCGGGGAAGTAGACGCTGTTACCGCGGACGCGGGCTTCGGTGTCTAGCGCGGAGCCGGGGCGGACGTACCAGCTAACGTCGGCGATGTGGACCTGGAGCTCGGTGTTGCCGTTGGGGAGCGGGCGGACGAGGACGGCGTCGTCGAAGTCGCGGGCGGTTTCGCCGTCGATGGTGACGATGGGGAGACCGCGGAAGTCTTCGCGTGCAGCGAGATCTTCTATAGATAGAGTCGCTACGGTTTCCTGAGAGCGGTCGCTGGCTTCGGCGAGGACGGGCGCGGGGAAGGTGTGAGGGATGTGGTGCTTGCGGATGATGATCTCGACGTCGACACCGAAGGCGTCGGGCGGGCCGAGGACTTCGAGGATGCGGCCGCGGGCGGGGCGACCGGGCGTAGGGAAGGCGGTGATCTCGACGTCGACGGCGAGGCCTTCGAGGGGGAAGTCGGGATTGGCGGGCTGCCAGTCACGCTGGGTGTGGCGGGCTTCGTCGCCGAGCATGCGGTGGGGGGTGTCGGCGGCGAGAGGGACGGCCTCGTCGCCGGGTGGGATGCTGATGGCGCCGGAGATGCGCTCGTCGAGCGGAGTGACGTAGTTGCCGGTGGGGGCTGTGGGTGCCTGATCCGAAGTGCGGCGACCGTGGGGGCGGGCGTAGTGGAAGATGCCGACGACGGTGGGATTGCGACGGGTAAGAATGCGGGCGATGCGACCACTGCGGCGGCCATCTCGGGCGGGGGGCGCTTCGTCGACGAGGACGAGGTCGCCCTGCATGGCGCCGTTGATCTCGTTTGGAGGGATAAAGATATCGCCATCGCGGCCTGCGGAGGGGGAATCGGGACGGACAAAGCCGAATCCGTCGCGATGAAGATCGAGCCTGCCACTGATGAGACGGTCGCGAGACGACTTTAAAGAGGCCTCCATGCCCTTAAAGGGTTGAAAACGGGGGGTACGTTGGTCGCTAGGGGATACATCCCTGGGTTTGGGGTCTGACCCGGGAATGGACCAGGCGTCGTCGCCTGCGCGGACGAGTTCACCACGGGCAACCATGCGTGTGAGCTGCTCGAGGAGTAAGCGCCGCTCGCGCCCGCCACCCAGGCCAAGCTCGCGGATGAGCTGCTTATAGCCGGCGCGATGACCGGCAGAACGGCTGATTCTACTGAGTAAATCGCGGTCGGAGCGTGGATAGGGGGTGTGAGCCATCTATGTATTCGCCTTTGCTTGAGGATACGCGGAGCTGAGACGAAGCGTGCAGGAGGTGCGGGAAGGATGGCTTACCGATCAATAAGTACGCCTGAAACGAAGTTACCAAAAGCTCTAGTGGTGGTTCTAAGCGGAAAGTTACCGTCATGACATAGGTAATGGTTACGGAATAGACGATCCGTATCCTCTTCTGGCATATGGACTTAGCGCGGTGCTGCCGATAGCTTGATGACAGCTAAACAACACGGCGAAAGATTCTGAACTACCCAAATTGAAGTTACCTGACAAGGAGAAATCATCATGAAGAACAATATCGTCCGCCTTTTCGTCCTGTCCCTTACTGTTGCCGGCTTCGGTGCCGCTTCGGTTGCCGCCCATGCCCGCACGACGAACAAGGCTTCGGTTGCCCCGATGGGCATCGTAGGTTCGCAGTCGCTCTGCGCCCCCAGCGATCCCTCAGCCTGCGGCATGCAGTAAGAAAAATGGCGGTCTGGGGTGAGACCGAACCATAAAAATATCTTTGTGCTCTGTTGATTCTCCGGGTTCAGCCTCTTATGATCGAGGCTGAACCTTCCCTGGGGGGATTCGTGATGAGCACGATAGCGCTTCTGAAATACGCAGACTTTGTCGTGATAATCGTGACCGTTTGCGCTTTGGTCGTGATGTGGCGTAAATCGCTGGTCACCAGGTTCAAGGCGCTGGCACTCTACTTAGTTTCCATCGTCGTCATCGAATCGATTCAGATTCCTCTCCTCTTCTTTCGCAGATCAATGGGAATTGACCTGCACGTTGCGTACAAGGTGTTTTTCTATAGCAACGAAGTTCTTGCTGTGATCCAGGCTGTGTTGATGGTTGCGATCATCTACAGCATCTTTCAGAATGCCATGAGGCCGTTGAAGGGCTTGCAGCGCATGGGAACCCTGGTGTTCAAGTGGGTTGCGGCGGTATCGGCTCTTCTTGCAGGTGTGCTGGCCCTGGGGCCGCATGTGTTCTCGACGGGCTTTGCTTTGACGATTGCCGTCACCACCGTGATTGAACGTGCGCAGGAAGGGATCAATGTGCTGACCCTCTGCCTGCTGCTGTTTGTGTGTCTCGCGATCAAGCCGCTGGGATTGACGTTCCGTAGCCATGTGTTCGGTGTTGCGCTCGGACTGGGGATTATCTCGACGACAGAACTGGTGCAGGCGGCGTGGTTCTGGACGAGTGGAGCCCATTCGGTCTACTCGCCGATCTACCTGTTTGGCACGATCGGCTACATTGTGGCGATGGGTACGTGGGGTGTGTACCTGGTGATTCCAGAGCCGGAGCGGAGGATGATTCTGCTGCCGACGACGTCGCCGTTCTTTCACTGGAACCGCATCTCGGAGGCGCTGGGTGATGCTCCCGGCCATGTGGCGATCGGTTTCAAGCCGAGCATGATCTCGCCGACTGAGGTGAAGGTGATGACGGCCATGAGCAGAGCTGCGCGGGAGCGCGAGGCTGCTTCGGTAGCAGCGGAGTCCAAGGCACAGGCTGAGATGGATTCGATCGCAGTTTCGTAAGGTCAAACACTAAGTTAGTACTTCAGAGCGAGCAGGGCGAATGATCGCCCTGCTCGTTGTAGTTTGAGGTGGGTTGTGTTCGAGAGGGTGAGGAACAGGATGCTGCGATGGAGCCGGTAACGCATGTGCTGACAGGAGCCTGTCTTGCGCGGGCCGGTTTCAATCGGCGGGCGGCGTATGCGACGCTGACGATGGCGATTGCGGCGGAGATGCCGGACATCGATACGCTGTGGAGCCTGCGTGGGCCGGTGGAAGGGTTTGCGCACCATCGGGGGATTACGCATACGTTTGTGGGGCTGCCGTTTGAGGCGGCGGCGCTGGTGGGTGCGGTGTACCTGCTGCATCGGTGGCGCGTGGCGCGGGCGAAACGAGTGCGGATCGGGCAGAAGTTTTCGGCGAAGCCGCTGACGAAGGCCCCGGTGCGGTGGTGGGCGTTGTATGGGTGCGCACTGGTGGCGCTGTTGAGCCATCTGCTGCTGGACTATACGAACAACTATGGGCTGCGGCCGTTTTATCCGTTCAATACGCACTGGTATGCGGCGTCGATTGTGTTCATCTTCGATCCGGTGATGTTTGGTCTGCTGCTGGTGGCGCTGGCTGTGCCGTCGCTGTTTGGGCTGGTGAGCGCGGAGGTCGGGGCGAAACGCCCGGTGTTCCGCGGGCGCGGATGGGCGATCGCGGCGCTGCTGTGCGTGCTGGGATGGTGGACGCTGCGGTATATGGAACGGCAGCGGGCGGTGGAGATCGCGATGTTGCAGAGCTATGAGCAGCAACAGGCGCCGGTCGCTATGCCGGTGCCGAGTCCGAGCGCTCCTGCGCCAGAGAGTTCGCCGGATGCTTCGGGTAGAGAGGCGGGGACGCAGACGGCGGCGGATGGGGCTATGGGCGAAAGAACGGCGGCTGTGGTGTCCGTGCCGCCGGCACAGCAACAGAGCGAATTGGTGCAGCCGCCGCCGGTGCTGTTGACGGTGCAGCGGGTTGAGGCGAGCCCGGAGCCGGTGAACCCGTTTCACTGGGCGGTCGTGATGGACTTTGGGCCGCTGTATCAGCTGGCGACGATCGAGGCGCGGTCCGGGACCGTGCTGATGAGCGAGGTGACGTATCCGAAGCCACCGAGCGATGCGGCGATTCGGGCGGCAGAGGCTAGTGCGTTGGGGCGCGCGTATCTGGACTGGTCGGCGATGCCGGTGATTACCGAAGATGAGCCGACGGTGGGTGGTGCGGCGTCTTCGACCAGGAAGGTGACGTTTCGCGATCCGCGGTTTATGGGCAGCGTGTCCTGGCTGGAGCGGTCTGGCAGGACGCCGTTGACCGCTGAGGTGAAGGTGAATGCCGCGGGGCGCGTGGTGGAGGAGACGATGGACGGTCGCGTGGAGACGCGGCGGCCAATCCTGATGCCGGATGTGAGCCGCTTTCGTTGGAGCGACTTCGGCTTGAGCCGGAAGTAAGCTTTCATTAGATAGTGGCTGCTTCCGCGGATGAGATGAGCGCGCAGATTGACGGTTCTTCCGGAGTGTATCCGTGGCGTGTTCCGTTACAATCTAGGCAGGCGTTATGTTGCGCCGATTTTTCCTGTACAGCAAAGGCCCAACGATCATGCTAGCCTTCCTCGTTCTCTTTCTCGCAGCCCTGAGCCGCCTGATCCCGCACGTGAACCACGCGGTTGCGTTCAACTTCACGGCGGTAGGCGCGGGGTTGCTGTTCTTCGGGTCGCGGCGTCCACGATGGCAGACGGTGGTGGCGGTCGCGGTGATGGCGCTGATGGATGTGTACCTGACGACGCAGGTGTACTCCTATCCGTTCCATGTGCGGGCGTACCTGGTGACGTGGGTCTGGTATGCGGCGGTGTGTTTGACGGGCAGTGCGCTGCTGCGGAAGGTAACGGCGCTGCGTGTGGTGGCCGGTGTGCTGGCTTCGGCAACGAGCTTCTTTGTGTTGAGCAATTTTGTGGTGTGGGCTGGCAGCGGGATGTATCCGCACAGCATGGCTGGACTGGCGAGCTGCTATGCGTCGGCAGTGCCGTTCTATGTGAATGATCTGATCTCGACTGCGATGGTGTCGGCGGTGCTGTTTGGGCTGCCCGCGCTGGCGGTGAAGATGCGCGAAGAGCAGAGCGTTGCGGGCAGAGTGTAGGGATCAGGAAGTAGGAGATAGGAAGTAGGAAATAGAGGCTGCCAGGTGGCGGCCTCTATTTGTTTGCGGTCGGATATGCTGGAGCGATGAGTTTGAGTTCGCTGACAGGTAGACATGCGGTGGTGGTGACGGTGAGCGATCGCTGCTTTCGGGGTGAGCAGGTGGACCTCTCCGGGCCGGCGCTGGTGGCGGTGTTGCAGGATGCTGGCGCGGATGCGGTGGACCTGCTGGTGGTGCCGGATGAGCAGGCCGAGATCGAGGCTCTGCTGCGATCGCTGGCCGGGTGGGCGGAACTGATTGTGACAACCGGTGGAACGGGAAT carries:
- a CDS encoding M56 family metallopeptidase, with the translated sequence MREFEAFVLTYLVNSLWQVPMVFATAWVAARLVRRLGPIEEHRAWCGGLLVAVGLPAIVTDVHAAALWAEAVSWFTRGDGATGRVNAVVGSGHAGGALRVSSVWVSAVVMVYAAVTAYFVARLVWGMWRARLLRRSAVAVPEEAVVRAAWVRHRRSFGVEDAVIAAVPDAEGPMTVGVFRRVLLLPMTWLGAVAEEDMEAAIAHECAHMQRRDFAKNLLYRVLTLPIAYHPATWMLQARVVETREMTCDAMASDAVAGRERYARSLLRLAENLLEGRRGQNIHAIGIFDANDFERRVMKLTMKRMEVGRVRRVVIAASCLALGMGTGASAMMLHMRVATPTATQDEGQGKTLPVKAGVMAGQIVSNVNPVYPKEARAQKIQGAVVLKAVIGKDGHVQNLEAVSGPDELRASALDAVKQWVFKPYLLNGNPVEVETKIEVNYSLAK
- a CDS encoding MFS transporter → MPELPLAEDRPSYAGWRMVAAAFVGVMVSFAAMVPFTFSLFLVPLQGAFGWKREAISQAFAIAALTVAACSPMIGTLLDRLPPRRILLPSIVVFACAMASLSLLGGHIAQFYGTYMVLGIVGNGTAQLAYSRAVLTWFERRRGLALAIVLTGSGTGSIVLPMLAQHMISQHGWRAAYVALGAVALLGLPLTALLVRNRPDAPKEVSTATVAVKIGEVLRTRVFWLIAIPVMLSALSLNGAIAHLAALLIGRSVTPASAALALSMLGVSGIVGRLMTGHLLDRMFAPLVSLGVLLIAAMGIVTLAYATTAAAGIFGAFMMGFGSGSEADVVPYLIAKYFGRARFSTLYGLSWTAYAVGGATGPVLMGHAFDKAGTYLTSSVLLLAVPLFAAAALQLLLPSYPVAVAGRDTNLALEDELQTIQI
- a CDS encoding peroxidase-related enzyme (This protein belongs to a clade of uncharacterized proteins related to peroxidases such as the alkylhydroperoxidase AhpD.) is translated as MPHIELPNLPGIRGPMAFRPETSKPLNELVEVLLRHPNSLTQGERELIATYVSTQNNCHYCQSIHGAIAAAHLNGNEELVQCVKNDFESAEITPKLKALLVIAGKVQQDGKKVTVEDVERARLQGATDMEIHDTVLIAAAFCMYNRYVDGLATVQPQDPELYRSRGKMVAREGYVAANLTNVAPSTTELVTR
- a CDS encoding peroxidase-related enzyme (This protein belongs to a clade of uncharacterized proteins related to peroxidases such as the alkylhydroperoxidase AhpD.), producing MPHIALPPNVPGIGGAFAFRPETARPMRELAHVLLFEPGGEASLSSRDRELIASYVSSRNNCYFCQTSHGAAAASHAGGSAELVAAVWQDPETAEISPKLKALLAIAGQVQGDAKGVSEAHIEAARLQGATDLEIHDTVLIAAAFCMYNRYVDGLGTWQPRDEDMYRAMGKQLAEQGYARR
- a CDS encoding RNB domain-containing ribonuclease, with the translated sequence MAHTPYPRSDRDLLSRISRSAGHRAGYKQLIRELGLGGGRERRLLLEQLTRMVARGELVRAGDDAWSIPGSDPKPRDVSPSDQRTPRFQPFKGMEASLKSSRDRLISGRLDLHRDGFGFVRPDSPSAGRDGDIFIPPNEINGAMQGDLVLVDEAPPARDGRRSGRIARILTRRNPTVVGIFHYARPHGRRTSDQAPTAPTGNYVTPLDERISGAISIPPGDEAVPLAADTPHRMLGDEARHTQRDWQPANPDFPLEGLAVDVEITAFPTPGRPARGRILEVLGPPDAFGVDVEIIIRKHHIPHTFPAPVLAEASDRSQETVATLSIEDLAAREDFRGLPIVTIDGETARDFDDAVLVRPLPNGNTELQVHIADVSWYVRPGSALDTEARVRGNSVYFPDRAVPMLPHALSSGMCSLLPKEDRLVLSCIMEVDPRGEIITYRVTEGIIRSARRMTYTSVQHCINASPNASHWNQHTKITSEPTAEDLAERERIALEQPELIGAFDAMLELALRLNAKRVRRGSIDFDLPEPIVQFDPDGNMQAIIRSERGWSHRLIEEFMLSANECVAHWLEALAIPSLYRIHEMPDPKRIVDFEETAATFGHSLGLGNLPVRKLTMKSDRRDSRQRSTRGRDSRAPQQHEIPESIPVTPQLYQKLVRRISGTAEERILAYLMLRSLKQARYAEQNEGHFALASPSYTHFTSPIRRYPDLIVHRLTREMLRRGANPHGVPILSTDPQPWQTEFDRKRGKHAASGNSSTTHDVLSRPKRSAVERPASSSQATLPEPISAEELNDIAAETSQTERRAADAERELIEWKKIKFMQDKVGEDFPAVILSCTKYGFFVELNELFIEGLVPLTSLTGDHYTFRDTDRTIVGSRTGHVFSLGQRVEVILDRIDRQQRRLQFALLPGTEPVANTGAPGKPKTASKKDRAKAKVKEKKLTGKAKTRQRKNR
- a CDS encoding metal-dependent hydrolase, with translation MEPVTHVLTGACLARAGFNRRAAYATLTMAIAAEMPDIDTLWSLRGPVEGFAHHRGITHTFVGLPFEAAALVGAVYLLHRWRVARAKRVRIGQKFSAKPLTKAPVRWWALYGCALVALLSHLLLDYTNNYGLRPFYPFNTHWYAASIVFIFDPVMFGLLLVALAVPSLFGLVSAEVGAKRPVFRGRGWAIAALLCVLGWWTLRYMERQRAVEIAMLQSYEQQQAPVAMPVPSPSAPAPESSPDASGREAGTQTAADGAMGERTAAVVSVPPAQQQSELVQPPPVLLTVQRVEASPEPVNPFHWAVVMDFGPLYQLATIEARSGTVLMSEVTYPKPPSDAAIRAAEASALGRAYLDWSAMPVITEDEPTVGGAASSTRKVTFRDPRFMGSVSWLERSGRTPLTAEVKVNAAGRVVEETMDGRVETRRPILMPDVSRFRWSDFGLSRK
- a CDS encoding DUF6580 family putative transport protein: MLRRFFLYSKGPTIMLAFLVLFLAALSRLIPHVNHAVAFNFTAVGAGLLFFGSRRPRWQTVVAVAVMALMDVYLTTQVYSYPFHVRAYLVTWVWYAAVCLTGSALLRKVTALRVVAGVLASATSFFVLSNFVVWAGSGMYPHSMAGLASCYASAVPFYVNDLISTAMVSAVLFGLPALAVKMREEQSVAGRV